Below is a window of Synchiropus splendidus isolate RoL2022-P1 chromosome 9, RoL_Sspl_1.0, whole genome shotgun sequence DNA.
TTGTGTGAAGGTGGGAAGTTTTCAGGAACCCAGGGTAAGAACAGGGAGAAGCCCCCATTACCAAAAAAGCCTCCTGATTCTGGACATCGTGGCATCCAGGACATAATCAAGAAGTAAGTTGAGTTTCCCTAATCAGATCTTCTCACTTATACTTGTGTTTCTCCAAATAAGGAGCTATTGTTTGTGTCCTATTAGGTTCAATGAGAGTGGGACACTTGGAGCTGCCTCAGGGGTGAACCACGGGTAATATATGAACTGGTCATATGGTTAGATCAAAGCAACCAGGAAGTGACATAGGCTGTGACTGTGTATCAGAATCTCTCACAGGAGACCAGGAGAGTCCGCACCCAGCACTGTGTCAATGAGGAGTAGCCAGTCCATGGAGCAGCCTATCAAATTCAAGACTGgacaacacatttacaaagaGGTTTCGACTTGTGAATCCACCTCCGGAGCGAGTCAAAATGGAGGCAGGTCAGTATCCAATTGACAATATCAAGTGGTGATGTGGTAAAAACAAAGCAACCAGGAACTGACACAGGCTTTGACTGTCTATCAGAATCTCTCACGGGAGACCAGGAGAGTCTGCACCCAGCACTGTGTCAATGAAGAGTAGCCAGTCCATGGAGCAGCCAATCAAATTCAAGACTGGACAACCCATTAATGATGAGGTTTTGATTTGTGAATGCACCTTCAGAGGGTGTCAAAATGGAGGCAGGTCAGTATCCGATTGACAATATCAAGTGGTGATGTGGTAAAAACAAAGCAACCAGGAAGTGAAATGCCTTCGACTATGTATCAGAATCGCTCATGGAAGACAAGGAGAGTCCGCACCCAGCACTGTGTCAATGAAGAGTAGCCAGTCCATGGACCAGCCTATCAAATTCAAGACTGAACCCATTTACGATGAGGTTTCGAATTATGAATGCACCCCTGGAGGGAATCAAAATGGAAGCGGGTGAGTACTCGAGTGACAACATCAAGTGGTGAtatggaagaaaacaaaacaactaggAAATGGAACGACCGTCGACTGTATCAGAATCTCTCAACAAAGACCAGGACAGTCTGCGCCCACCAGCATGTCAGTGAAGACTAACAAGTCCATGGATCATCCCCCCAAATTCAGTCTCATTCTGTTTCTGCAACAAGAGCATGTCAGTGTCTAGAAAGGTCATCACTgagctttgtgtgtttgtatttaacCATCTACAGAAGTCCCATGTTGTGCTTCTACTCTTCTTCACAGAAATGATCCACAAACACCGTTACTTCCCAGACACCAGCAACCTCAGCCTCAGGACGCCACACTTCAGGTGAGATGTGTcattgtgaaacaaatgtaaagtACATAAATGCTGCTCTTGTGGTGATGGAAGTGTTTCAGTCAGCCACAGTGAAGATCTTGTGGTTTTGTGCAAATTTGAGCAAACTAGGGAAGAGTTCACGGAAATTACATGCTCCCATTGGCCAAAGAGATTGTTAATTTCTAAGCAGCTTGTTGGAGCTTTGTATTGACTGAACCAATGCTCAATCATGCTCATGTTCATCTGTGATGGAATGGcgatctgtccagggtgtgttcctgcctctcgcccaatgaccactgggataggctccagcactccctgcaaacctgaacaggactaagcgctggttaactgacgATGCATGTGATTTTGTTACTCTGTTGCAGCTTCTCAGGGGAAAAATCATCAGCTATGTAGACAATGAGTTGATGATACTCCAGAGGATTCTGGAAGATGATGACCAACAAGGTCctgaaagagaggaggaggaggcggcaaTGAAGGGCAACAGAGAAGCATTCAGGAAGATCTCAGTGAATATCCTGCAGAGCATGaaccaggagcagctggtccAACGTCTGTGGGGAGGTACGATGATTTGAACCACTCACGTGAGCCCAGTGTTGTACTTCATGTGATTCCAGCTGTTGATGAGCTGCTCAGACCACTGCTGCTGAccacctgctccactgatcTTTCTTCTTCTAGAAAGAAGGGCTGTAACCTCTGACGTGAAAGAGAGTCTTAAGAGAAAGTTCCGGCACATAAATGAGGGGATTGCAAGAGCTGGAGAAACAACCCTTCTAAACGACATCTACACAGAGGTCTTCATCTGTCAGGGGTTTACAGACCATATCAAtgaggagcacgaggtccgaaaGGTTGAAGCAGCTGCCAGGAGACACACTCTACCAGGAAAAACCATCCGACGACAGGACCTTTTACAGGACCATGATGGCAGAACTCTGCTGACTATGGGCGTGGCTGGAATCGGGAAAACAGTCCTGACCCAGAAggtgactctggactgggctgaagacaaagcccaccagaactttGACCTGGTCTTTCCcctcaccttcagagagctcaATATGCTGAAAGAGAAGATGATGAGTTTGGTGGACCTTATTAGtcgcttctttcctgaaacaaaaaaagcaaacccCAACAGTTTTGAAGAATTCCATGTTCTGTTCATCTTTGATGGtttggacgagtgtcgacttcCACTAGACTACCACAAAAACCGTGTCCTCAAGACAGTGACAGAAGCTGACTCATTAGATGTGCTGCTGACAAACCTCATTAAAGGGAATCTGCTTAACTCAGCTCGCCTCTGGttgaccacacgacctgcagcagccaatcggatccctcctgagtgtgtggacatggtgacagaggtcagaggattCACCGACCCCCAGAAAGAAGAGTACTTCAGGAAAAAGTTCAAAGATAACACACAGAGTAACAAAATCCTCTCTCATGTGAAGacttcacgaagcctctacatcatgtgccACATCCCAATCTTCTGTTGGATCACTGCCACAATTCTGGAGGACTTGTTGAAGAGAAGCGAGGCAGGGGAGCTGCCCAaaaccctgactgagatgtacatccactttcTAGTTGTTCAGGCCAAAGTGAAGATAGGAAGATATGATGGTGGACACTTGACAGACTCACACTGGACAAAAGACAGCAAGAAGATGATTAGGcgtctgggaaaactggcttttgaacAGCTACAGAAAGGAAACTTGATTTTCTATGAATCCGACCTGACTGAGAGTGGCATCAAAGTCAAAGCTGCAGCACTTTATTCAGGTGTGTTCAcgcagatcttcagagaggagggAAATCTATACCAGGAGAAGGTGTTCTGCTTCGTTCATCTGAGTGTTCAAGAGTTTCTGGCAGCTCTTTATGTTCACATGAGGTTTAGTAATTTTGGATTCAATCTTCTGCAAGAAGGACAACCAGCAGCAGCCTTTAGATTTAAGCTTAGGTATCAGCGGTTCTACAGAACTGCCTTAAATAAAGCTGTGGAGAGTCCAAACGGACACCTGGACTTGCTGCTTCGATTTCTTGTGGGTCTCTCACTTGAGTCAAACCAGATTCTCCTGAAAGGTTTGTCTGAAGAGACTGGAGGAGCCTGGACCAGCCAGAAGACTGCTGAGCTCATCAAGGAGAAAATGAGAGACAGTGAGGTCAAGTCTCAAGACAGAATAATGAACCTGTTTCACTGTTTAattgaagtgaaggacacttctctggtGGAGGAGATCCAACAGATGCTGGAATCAGGACGCCTCTCCACACAGCGACTGTCTTCTTCTCAATGGACAGCTCTGGCCTTCATTTTGCTAACCTCACAAGAAGATCAGTTTGACCTGTACAAATGTGGGGCTTCTGAGGAGGCTTTTCAAAATCTGCTGCCCGTTATTCCAGCTTCAAAAAAAGCTCTGTAGGTGATCAGACTACTTTTCCAAGTAGACATAAACTTGACTTACAGCGTTTGTTTATCCTCATCAGGCTGAGATGCTGCGGTCTCTCGATGAACAGCTGTGAAGCCCTGTCATCAGTGCTTCAGTCTCCATCCTCTAAACTGACAGAACTGGACCTGAGTAATAACGTCCTGAAGGACTCTGGTATAAAACTGCTGTGTGAAGGCCTCAAGAGCCCCAAATGTCAGCTGGAGACCCTGAGGTTAGCACTTCTGCTTCTGATCCAACACAATTCCACTGACACCGATTGCTGTCAAGATCACCTGGTGATTCATTTGATACAACCAAGACCAAAGAAAGGAGGATAGATACTGGATTGGATTATATTATTAGATATTGGATAAGAATTAAGAGCTTTGCATGTCATGTAGATGActggtgatgaagaagaaaatttgCTCCCAGTCCAAGATTATCTTACCACGGTTTCCTCCGTGGTTGTGTTGTGAGGAAACCAGATGTTTTTGTGGATGTAGTTTGGTATTTTAATCAGAATAAATACCACCATGGGACTCAGATTCAGATTATCCGAGTCTTCACCTGATACTCCTGAAAATACTGGCATTTTGTTCCTCCGGGTTCATGCCTGGTGTTGgctattttagtttttttactTTTGGTTTGTTGCTTTGATGGTCAATCAATGAATAGCTGATGCTTATGGattgtcagatttttttctcaATCCCTGACTGACTTATTGTGATTGTCCAATATATGTGTTACCATTGTCAGTGGCTGAAGTGtatgtgaaagtgaaatgatcacatatgatgtcagaatgcagcattattattattggatcTATGTATCTCCCAAAAATGTAATCCAAAGTGTCTGGTGACATTTGCAGGCTGAGACTCTGTGGGCTGTCAAAGCAAAGTTGTCCACACCTGTCTTCAGTCCTTGAGTGTCCTTCTTCCCGTCTGACGAACctggacctgagtgacaacGACCTGAAGGGCGCCGGAGTGAAGCTtttgtctgctggactgaagagtccacactgtcatctggagactctcaggtcagaacccTGGACTCCATGGTGTCCACTGGATAAATCCTGAGGTTCCGGATCTTTTTCACTCTCTAGTGTCATGTTTACAGTCTGTCTGGGTGTCTGGTCACGGAGGAGGGGTGTGCCTCTCTGGCCTCTGCTCTGAGAGCCAACCATATGTCCCATCTCAGAGAGTTGGACCTGAGCAGGAATTATCCATTTGGACAAGGACTGGACCTTCTAAAACGGAGGACTCAGATAGCTATCAAGTAAGAAGACcaaactatctatctatctatctatctatctatctatctatctatcgatctatctatctatctatctatcgatctatctatctatctatcgatctatctatctattcagTTTCAGCGAGCATTGCGATTTCAGTAGCAAAGATATAAAATAACATGACATGATGACGGCCTTGTCAATTATATGTTCGCaaatgaaatattgttgatcTGAGACAGTCTTTCTTCAGTCATTCCTTAAACATTTTCAGTTGTCCTCAATTGTTATTGCCTGTTCTTTGCTGGTATGTCTGCAGTTGGAGTCTTTAGACATCACATTTATCATGTAAATATTCCCTCAGCCAACAGACAGTGAACATCTCAGCAAAGGCAATAGTTTTCAGTCAGCTACTTTGTTGCTGAGAATTAGCACGTTTCCTTTGGAACTCTGCTGTGTAATGCTCTGTTTTATCCACCAGGGTACTCAATTGTGACCAGCAGAAACTGCAGCGAGGAGTGAGGAAGTGTGAGTATAATTGGACCGTTTCTTGGTCTTTGTTCCCAAATTAAAACTATTTATCTTTAACTCTGGTGCAAGTCTGACAATTGACATAGTGATGACAGCAACTAGCTTCTGTTTTGACTTGTGACGTGGGCCACGAGTGACCACACTCCTGTTTGT
It encodes the following:
- the LOC128764617 gene encoding NACHT, LRR and PYD domains-containing protein 3-like, encoding MILQRILEDDDQQGPEREEEEAAMKGNREAFRKISVNILQSMNQEQLVQRLWGERRAVTSDVKESLKRKFRHINEGIARAGETTLLNDIYTEVFICQGFTDHINEEHEVRKVEAAARRHTLPGKTIRRQDLLQDHDGRTLLTMGVAGIGKTVLTQKVTLDWAEDKAHQNFDLVFPLTFRELNMLKEKMMSLVDLISRFFPETKKANPNSFEEFHVLFIFDGLDECRLPLDYHKNRVLKTVTEADSLDVLLTNLIKGNLLNSARLWLTTRPAAANRIPPECVDMVTEVRGFTDPQKEEYFRKKFKDNTQSNKILSHVKTSRSLYIMCHIPIFCWITATILEDLLKRSEAGELPKTLTEMYIHFLVVQAKVKIGRYDGGHLTDSHWTKDSKKMIRRLGKLAFEQLQKGNLIFYESDLTESGIKVKAAALYSGVFTQIFREEGNLYQEKVFCFVHLSVQEFLAALYVHMRFSNFGFNLLQEGQPAAAFRFKLRYQRFYRTALNKAVESPNGHLDLLLRFLVGLSLESNQILLKGLSEETGGAWTSQKTAELIKEKMRDSEVKSQDRIMNLFHCLIEVKDTSLVEEIQQMLESGRLSTQRLSSSQWTALAFILLTSQEDQFDLYKCGASEEAFQNLLPVIPASKKALLRCCGLSMNSCEALSSVLQSPSSKLTELDLSNNVLKDSGIKLLCEGLKSPKCQLETLRLRLCGLSKQSCPHLSSVLECPSSRLTNLDLSDNDLKGAGVKLLSAGLKSPHCHLETLSLSGCLVTEEGCASLASALRANHMSHLRELDLSRNYPFGQGLDLLKRRTQIAIKVLNCDQQKLQRGVRKYFCQFTLDPDTAHQRLRLTNNNKTAELMREDQNHPFSPRRFMSFPQLVSENSLAGHSYWEVEHQRDVVIAVTYRQYRDTKEFEFGQNNWSWSLKCLDGVSYKICHNKVNQLIKFDIDADRVGVYVDWSAGMLSFYRVVNDTLIHIHTFYTSFTQPLYPAFGFKPMSFGSSVTLSGLDEFYVL